CACCACCATTTGCTGTTGTGCTTCTCAATACCTTAGTATGTTGTTGTGATGGATGCTGTTATGGTTTTGGGattgtgattttggtggttggagATTGTGGTTGTGGGTGATTGTGACTGTGGCAGTGATTGTTGTGGTTGTGGCAGTGGTGGCTAGTGACAGTgagtgtgggtggtggtggttggtggcAATGGGTGTGGGTttgagtttgatttgatttgattttgggtttgtgatttggttttgaGATTATGATTtcgttttgggtttgtttttgtttgtgattttggtggttgggaGTTGAGgatgtgggtggtggtggttgtggttgtggcagTGGGTGTGGTAGCGGCAGTGGGTTAGGTCTTTTCATTTGGGAGAAGAGACATACACAgcgaaagagagaagaagagatgagattgagaataaataaaaaattaaaaaaataaaaagaataaagaaacaatattttaatGACGTGGTAAAACATATAAAACTTTTGATGTTGGGTATATTATAAAATGggatgttaaaatagataaaatagagttttgaattactaaaagttataatttttagcaTTCTTGATGTGAATGCTACAAGGGAGGTCACTACTGTCTTCTAGTGGCCATTAATTATCATGTCATTTTCTTGATTGATTTGCGGTCAGCACGCATATGGAAACCAAAGAAATGCATCATGTTTCTTTGGGATACAAACAAGTGCAGTAACACTTCATCTCTACCAAGTAACATCcagctttaaaaaaagaagttaaagacCACATACTTTTATACCTGGAGAATAATTACCAACTTAAATGAGTTACATCAGTGAATTTCTAGCCTTcaaattcttagattttgcaaAATTGGAATTTCAATCTGCATGAGACTAGAGGTGCCTTTTTGTATCTGCCAAAAGTTCAACAGGAAATAGGTTGGATGCAAGAGGTAATGCAGGTATACAGAAATGGATTACAATGGATTAGGTGTATAAAACTCAAGAGGTGGtaaaatcaactcaaacccaTTTACCCACTCACTTAAATATGAttcaaacccacccaattattaattgggtcAAATGGGCATTAACCCAATTAAAACCAATTAACACTTATGTTAATTGAGTTTTAACTGGGTACTCAATTAACATTTAGAGATTAGACTTTAAAATCATCATCATGCAATGGCGTTAGAAGAAGTTTATTTGGTTGCTTTATTAAAACTTTGAAATGGCATTAATCAGTCAGTGAAGAATGTGTTGATCATGTAACTTTTGTGTTACTGCAGAAATATTTTGGGTATTGTACTTTCCGAGACTATCATAAGACAGCTATTGAGAAGATTCTAGAGAAAAAGGACTGCTTGGTGGTCATGGCCACTGGCAGCGGCAAGTCCTTGTGGTAAGCCACCCAGCCAGTCTCAACTCCCATTTTCTACATTGTGTATTTGCATCAACTTTAGTTTTACCTTTTCACTTTTATGTACAGTTCTTTAAAATcttacttttttcattttatatggTTTGTAATTTGATTACTGATATAATCAACATGAGTTCCACCCTTGGTTGTGGCAATCGAATTCACAAAGCTGACCtggttaaaaaaacaaaaaaatcatgtaaGTCTCACACAATTGCAATTTCAATTGACTCATTATTCCCTTTGCTTCAAAAGACCTAGGTACCGGTTGAAACTGCCCATCACTAAGACTCACGCATATCTCCCACCTATCATTAACTTTCACATCATAGCTGAGGAAACAAAAGATTCTAGTGAGCAATTAATACTATGAAGgggaaaaatacaaataaaatgaaaacattcAGAGTTTCATAGAAAGAACCTTGGAGGTTTCTCAGGTTTAGATTTAGCAGCCGAATCTGAGTAGACATTAACATAATCAGTAAATGATTTTACGGTGACCCGAGTTCCACTCAGGTCAACCTTCACAGACTTCCTAAGGCACCCAGCCAAGTCAAATACCCGCTTTTTCATCAGCGCAACCATGTTGTCCTCAAGATGAGTCATGTTAAATTTTGCCAAGTCGGGCTTAAATGAAACCTTAGTCCAATTCTCACTCTCTTTGCACTTTGAAATGACTGGCTGAGATTTTGTTTCCATGTTGTTGGAAAACACCTTCAGATCACGAAAACCATTTTACTAAATTAGCACATTGATGAAAAACTATGTTTTTCAAAGGAATAAGACTTAATCTAGAACTacattaaacaataaatttcAGTGACCAATATTATGTTTCCACAAAGTGAACAGAACTCTGAACCACATTAGGCAATAAAACACCCACAAATCTATGAACtattaacaatttaattataatataatcAGTAAAATATCCCATGAAACCCAGAACCTTGTGCATATGCATCTAGACAAGAACCCTTCTACAACTACACAACAGAAATACTtttgtacagtttttttttttttccttttatt
This DNA window, taken from Quercus robur chromosome 2, dhQueRobu3.1, whole genome shotgun sequence, encodes the following:
- the LOC126715828 gene encoding DNA topoisomerase 2-like, whose protein sequence is METKSQPVISKCKESENWTKVSFKPDLAKFNMTHLEDNMVALMKKRVFDLAGCLRKSVKVDLSGTRVTVKSFTDYVNVYSDSAAKSKPEKPPSYDVKVNDRWEICVSLSDGQFQPVSFVNSIATTKGGTHVDYISNQITNHIK